A genomic region of Balaenoptera acutorostrata chromosome 4, mBalAcu1.1, whole genome shotgun sequence contains the following coding sequences:
- the KCNE2 gene encoding potassium voltage-gated channel subfamily E member 2 translates to MPTPSNLTQTLEYVFKRIFVTYMDNWRRNTTAEQEALQAKVDAENFYYVILYLMVMIGMFSFIIVAILVSTVKSKRQEHSNDPYHQYIVEDWQEKYKSQILNLGEPRATIHENTGAAGFKMSP, encoded by the coding sequence ATGCCTACTCCATCCAATCTGACACAGACACTGGAATATGTCTTCAAAAGGATTTTTGTTACTTATATGGACAATTGGCGCAGGAACACAACAGCTGAGCAGGAGGCCCTGCAAGCCAAAGTCGATGCTGAGAACTTCTACTACGTCATCTTGTACCTTATGGTTATGATTGGAATGTTCTCTTTCATCATTGTAGCCATCCTGGTGAGCACAGTGAAATCCAAGAGACAAGAACACTCCAATGACCCGTACCACCAGTACATTGTGGAGGACTGGCAAGAGAAGTACAAGAGTCAAATCTTGAACCTAGGAGAACCAAGGGCCACCATCCACGAGAACACTGGTGCAGCAGGGTTCAAAATGTCTCCTTGA